A genomic stretch from Bos javanicus breed banteng chromosome 3, ARS-OSU_banteng_1.0, whole genome shotgun sequence includes:
- the LORICRIN gene encoding loricrin gives MSHQKKQPTPQPPVGCGKTSGGSGGVFYSGGGGGSGSCGSSGGGGGGGCSGGSIKYSGGGGSSGCEGYSSGGGSSGTVCYPSGGVSSGTVCYPSGGGSSGTVCYPSGGVSSGTVCHSSGGGSSGTVCYSSGGGGSSGQQVQCQSYGGVSSGGGSGCGGVSSGGGSACGVISSGDGSGCGVISSGGGSGCGGISSGGGSGYFSSSQTSQTPCLPQQSYGGGSSGAGCGGGSSGGSGCFSSGGGGSGSVCLGGSSGGGGGCISSGGDGSGSGCGGGSSGGASGGGKGVPVCHQTQQKQAPTWPGK, from the coding sequence ATGTCTCACCAGAAAAAGCAGCCCACCCCTCAGCCCCCAGTGGGCTGTGGGAAAACCTCTGGCGGCAGCGGCGGCGTCTTCTatagcggcggcggcggtggctcTGGTAGCTGCGGCAGCTCCGGgggtggtggcggcggcggctgctCAGGTGGAAGTATCAAGTATTCCGGGGGCGGCGGCAGCTCCGGCTGCGAAGGCTACTCCTCCGGCGGCGGCTCCTCCGGTACCGTCTGCTACCCCAGCGGCGGCGTCTCCTCCGGTACCGTCTGCTACCCTAGCGGCGGCGGCTCCTCCGGTACCGTCTGCTACCCTAGCGGCGGCGTCTCCTCCGGTACCGTCTGCCACTCCAGCGGCGGCGGCTCCTCCGGTACCGTCTGCTACTCCAGCGGCGGCGGTGGCTCCTCCGGCCAGCAGGTCCAGTGCCAGAGCTACGGAGGCGTCTCTAGTGGGGGCGGCTCCGGCTGCGGCGGAGTCTCCTCCGGGGGCGGCTCTGCCTGCGGCGTCATCTCCTCCGGGGACGGCTCCGGCTGCGGCGTCATCTCCTCTGGGGGCGGCTCCGGCTGCGGCGGGATCTCCTCCGGGGGTGGCTCCGGATACTTCTCGTCCTCCCAGACCTCCCAGACCCCGTGCTTGCCCCAGCAGAGCTACGGAGGAGGCTCATCCGGCGCCGGCTGCGGCGGCGGTTCCTCCGGGGGCAGCGGCTGCTTTTCCAGCGGTGGCGGCGGCAGTGGATCCGTCTGCCTGGGAGGCTCctccgggggcggcggcggctgcaTCTCTAGCGGTGGGGACGGCAGCGGTTCCGGCTGCGGCGGCGGCTCCTCCGGGGGTGCTTCCGGGGGCGGCAAGGGCGTCCCAGTCTGCCATCAGACCCAGCAGAAGCAGGCGCCTACCTGGCCAGGCAAGTAA